One Natrinema marinum genomic window carries:
- a CDS encoding GMC family oxidoreductase: protein MSGGRPPAESAEPVRDGATDRTPVADADVCVIGAGPAGGIVADRLAETGREVVILEAGPRFDDADRLARQERAIRPYYDRPAVWDGDPERDAYSSTGERFYPLNHARARGVGGSTLHWQGMVMRLHEADFDSRSVRGVGADWPIDYDDLRPYYAAAERELGVAGSQDNPFAPPREEPHPMPAFPPSYSDSLFAEACEELEIAMHSVPNARNSEPHDGRSACVGYGTCQPVCPSGAKYDATVHVERAERRGTTVIDRAPVQRLEHTADEITAAVYATPDGEEHRQAADAFVIACGGVETPRLLLLSESSRYPDGLANSSGLVGKFFMDHCFAGTGGVLDEPTRQNHVGFLTSESHQFYDEADAEYAPFKLEFFNYDGPSPIEMALTGDDWGDALLERLREGYGNHIGMGGLVEQLPREDSYVALDPDRIDDRGNPVPDVHWTVGDRALRTIERVNEIQERILAELGAELTWQVGPDNTGPAYHHMGTTRMGDDPAESVVGPDLRTHDLENCWIASSSVFPTGGAMNPTLTIAALALKAADHLLEAL, encoded by the coding sequence GTGAGCGGGGGGCGACCGCCGGCCGAGTCGGCCGAGCCCGTACGCGACGGGGCCACGGATCGCACGCCGGTCGCGGACGCCGACGTCTGCGTGATCGGCGCGGGTCCGGCTGGCGGCATCGTCGCGGACCGGCTCGCCGAGACCGGCCGCGAGGTCGTGATCCTCGAGGCCGGGCCGCGCTTTGACGACGCCGACAGGCTCGCCAGACAGGAGCGGGCGATTCGCCCGTACTACGACCGCCCCGCGGTCTGGGACGGCGACCCTGAGCGCGACGCCTACTCGTCGACAGGCGAGCGATTCTACCCGCTGAATCACGCGCGCGCTCGAGGCGTCGGCGGCTCGACGCTCCACTGGCAGGGGATGGTGATGCGGCTCCACGAGGCCGATTTCGACTCCCGGAGCGTCCGCGGCGTCGGCGCGGACTGGCCGATCGACTACGACGATCTCCGGCCGTACTACGCCGCCGCGGAGCGCGAACTCGGCGTCGCCGGTTCGCAGGACAACCCCTTCGCGCCGCCCCGCGAGGAGCCACACCCGATGCCGGCGTTTCCGCCCTCCTATAGCGACTCGCTGTTCGCCGAGGCCTGTGAGGAACTCGAGATCGCGATGCACTCCGTCCCCAACGCGCGTAACTCCGAGCCCCACGACGGTCGGAGCGCCTGCGTCGGTTACGGCACCTGTCAGCCGGTCTGTCCCTCCGGCGCGAAGTACGACGCGACGGTCCACGTCGAGCGCGCCGAACGGCGGGGGACGACGGTGATCGACCGCGCACCCGTCCAGCGCCTCGAGCACACCGCCGACGAGATTACGGCGGCGGTCTACGCCACCCCCGACGGCGAGGAGCACCGACAGGCGGCCGACGCCTTCGTGATCGCCTGCGGCGGCGTCGAGACGCCCCGCCTGCTGCTGCTCTCCGAGTCGAGCCGCTACCCCGACGGGCTGGCCAACTCGAGCGGCCTCGTTGGCAAATTCTTCATGGACCACTGCTTTGCGGGCACGGGCGGCGTACTCGACGAGCCGACGCGACAGAACCACGTCGGCTTCCTCACGAGCGAGTCCCACCAGTTCTACGACGAGGCCGACGCGGAGTACGCGCCGTTCAAGCTCGAATTCTTCAACTACGACGGCCCGTCGCCCATCGAGATGGCCCTGACCGGCGACGACTGGGGCGACGCCCTGCTCGAGCGCCTGCGCGAAGGCTACGGTAACCACATCGGGATGGGCGGGCTGGTCGAACAACTCCCGAGAGAGGACAGCTACGTTGCGCTCGATCCCGACCGGATCGACGACCGCGGGAATCCAGTCCCGGACGTCCACTGGACGGTCGGCGATCGGGCACTGCGCACCATCGAGCGCGTCAACGAGATTCAAGAGCGGATCCTCGCGGAACTCGGCGCGGAGCTCACCTGGCAGGTCGGCCCCGACAACACCGGCCCGGCTTACCACCACATGGGGACGACTCGGATGGGCGACGATCCCGCCGAAAGCGTCGTCGGGCCCGACCTGCGGACCCACGACCTCGAGAACTGCTGGATCGCCTCGAGCAGCGTCTTCCCGACCGGCGGCGCGATGAACCCGACGCTGACGATCGCGGCGCTCGCGCTGAAGGCGGCCGATCACCTGCTCGAAGCGCTGTAA
- a CDS encoding dolichyl-phosphate hexose transferase, whose protein sequence is MTSGERTAATDGGDEYTFDDVSVVMGTYNEEEAIAKVISDVEDVTDGNAEVVCVDGSSDRTPEIAREHGATVIEQDPQGYGVAVRAAILEPDRPIVVTTDCDDTYPMEQLPEFLELINAGYDVVSGDRLYHGADAMPAFNRFGNHAFAALASVLMGTRVHDTTTGMRAYRRDVVESIEWSENTGLSAELLIRPLLRGYDVREHPIAYRERAGETKLDPIQGGAEIAKSIVKVCLEERLRELPHEPTQ, encoded by the coding sequence ATGACCAGCGGGGAACGAACGGCGGCGACGGACGGTGGGGACGAGTACACGTTCGACGACGTCAGCGTCGTCATGGGGACGTACAACGAAGAGGAAGCGATCGCGAAAGTCATCTCGGACGTCGAGGACGTGACCGACGGGAACGCCGAGGTCGTCTGCGTCGACGGCTCGTCGGATCGCACGCCCGAGATCGCCCGCGAACACGGCGCGACGGTGATCGAGCAGGACCCGCAGGGGTACGGCGTCGCCGTCCGCGCGGCGATTCTCGAGCCCGACCGGCCGATCGTCGTCACCACCGACTGCGACGATACCTACCCGATGGAGCAGCTCCCGGAGTTCCTCGAGTTGATCAACGCGGGCTACGACGTGGTCAGTGGCGACCGACTCTACCACGGGGCCGACGCGATGCCGGCGTTCAACCGCTTCGGCAACCACGCCTTCGCCGCGCTCGCGAGCGTCCTCATGGGGACCCGGGTCCACGATACGACGACCGGGATGCGCGCCTACCGGCGCGACGTAGTCGAATCGATCGAGTGGTCCGAGAACACGGGCCTCTCGGCCGAACTGCTGATCCGGCCGCTGCTGCGCGGCTACGACGTGCGCGAACACCCGATCGCCTACCGCGAGCGCGCCGGCGAGACGAAACTCGATCCGATTCAGGGCGGAGCGGAGATCGCGAAATCGATCGTCAAGGTCTGTCTCGAGGAGCGACTCAGAGAACTGCCACACGAACCGACGCAGTGA